In Nostoc sp. GT001, a genomic segment contains:
- a CDS encoding MFS transporter codes for MQPFDLDKKILPLSPSLAKKQNRVSDPTVRNHLSAVPKCTPSQINGQEMSPKDVSQNDQSWTAEIPKTDLPSQSKTQSEDKLTTAEVDSNGTSNGHSLPVATIPEKELPKLDGSGSGGEAIAGNVKQLGFLPVLKNPNFLALWGGQVFSQLADKVYLVLMIALINTQFQGSNQSISGWVSVLMMAFTIPAVLFGSVAGVFVDRWSKKAVLVATNIWRGILVLSIPFLVWLTHDWKPIGVLPVGFLIVLGVTFLVSTLTQFFAPAEQAAIPLIVEEQHLLSANSLYTTTMMASVIVGFAVGEPLLAIADGLWLQIGGSGSLGKELLVGGSYAIAGLILFLLATKEKHHHPDTEFPHVFSDLRDGFAYLKANHHVRNALLQLIILFSVFAALTVLAVRMAEIIPNMKASQFGFLLAVGGVGIAGGATILGQFGQRFSYTRLSLCGCMGMAASLIGLSVFTTQLWLVLLLVALVGIFGALVGIPMQTAIQTETPPEMRGKVFGLQNNVINIALSLPLALAGVAETFLGLQVVFLGLAAIVFSGGILTWYNSHK; via the coding sequence ATGCAACCGTTTGATTTGGATAAGAAAATCCTGCCTTTGTCACCAAGCCTCGCCAAAAAACAGAATAGGGTATCAGATCCTACAGTCAGGAATCACTTGAGTGCTGTTCCCAAGTGTACACCTAGTCAAATAAATGGCCAAGAAATGTCCCCAAAAGATGTTTCTCAAAACGATCAAAGTTGGACAGCGGAGATCCCAAAAACTGATCTTCCAAGCCAATCAAAAACACAATCAGAGGACAAATTAACCACTGCTGAGGTAGATAGTAACGGCACTAGTAATGGGCATAGTTTGCCAGTAGCCACTATCCCAGAAAAAGAATTACCAAAATTAGATGGGTCTGGTTCAGGTGGAGAAGCTATTGCAGGGAATGTAAAACAGCTAGGATTTTTACCTGTATTAAAAAATCCTAATTTCTTAGCTCTTTGGGGCGGTCAAGTTTTCTCTCAACTAGCAGATAAAGTTTATTTGGTCTTGATGATTGCCTTGATTAATACTCAGTTTCAAGGAAGCAATCAGAGTATTAGTGGTTGGGTGTCAGTCTTGATGATGGCTTTTACGATTCCAGCCGTATTGTTTGGTTCCGTTGCTGGCGTGTTTGTCGATCGCTGGTCGAAAAAGGCTGTACTGGTAGCAACGAATATTTGGCGCGGCATCCTAGTTTTGTCAATTCCCTTCCTGGTGTGGTTGACTCATGATTGGAAACCCATAGGAGTGCTGCCAGTGGGTTTTTTGATTGTTCTGGGTGTGACTTTTTTAGTTTCCACACTGACGCAGTTTTTTGCCCCAGCAGAACAGGCGGCAATTCCCTTAATCGTAGAAGAACAGCATTTACTCTCGGCTAATTCGCTTTACACAACAACGATGATGGCATCGGTGATTGTTGGGTTTGCCGTTGGAGAACCGTTGTTAGCGATCGCAGATGGACTTTGGCTGCAAATTGGTGGTAGTGGTAGTTTGGGCAAAGAACTTTTAGTAGGTGGCAGTTATGCGATCGCTGGACTAATTTTGTTCCTTCTGGCAACTAAGGAAAAACATCACCACCCCGATACAGAATTCCCTCACGTATTCTCTGATTTGCGGGACGGTTTTGCCTATCTCAAAGCAAATCATCACGTCCGCAATGCTTTGCTTCAACTGATTATCTTGTTTTCTGTTTTTGCAGCATTAACTGTTCTAGCCGTTCGGATGGCAGAAATAATTCCCAACATGAAAGCTTCCCAGTTCGGCTTTTTACTAGCAGTTGGCGGTGTTGGTATCGCTGGTGGAGCAACAATTCTCGGTCAATTTGGTCAACGCTTCTCCTATACTCGGCTAAGTCTGTGCGGTTGTATGGGTATGGCAGCATCCCTGATTGGTCTGTCAGTATTTACAACTCAACTGTGGCTCGTCTTGTTACTGGTGGCGCTAGTGGGCATCTTTGGGGCACTAGTGGGAATTCCCATGCAAACTGCCATCCAAACAGAAACACCTCCAGAAATGCGTGGTAAAGTTTTTGGCTTGCAGAACAATGTAATTAATATTGCCCTCTCCTTACCTTTAGCATTAGCAGGTGTCGCAGAAACCTTTCTGGGATTACAGGTAGTTTTTTTGGGATTAGCTGCGATCGTCTTTTCAGGAGGTATATTAACCTGGTATAACTCACACAAGTAG
- a CDS encoding glycosyltransferase family 4 protein — MRIAWIGKKSPFCGNVTYSREITNALLDRGHQVSFLHFAQEDSEPDNWPNLREVSLPFIYKSQVYTIPTFKATKVLTDSLREIKPDVVHASLTLSPLDFFLPEICEELRLPLVATFHTPFAGKGAKLVSGTQLLAYQLYAPFLVNYDRVIVFSQIQRELLAGMGVREENIAVIPNGVDTSKYSPGFSQIKTEFKAERLFVYQGRIAPEKNVEALLRAWKQSAMEPGTKLLIVGDGPLKSSLEPFYGSEYGIIWLGFVADEDRRIEILRGADVFVLPSLVEGLSLSLLEGMSCGLACLATDVGADGEVLEKGAGVVISTKTARSQLRTLLPVLQDHPELTTLLGQKARQRVLDRYTLSKNISLLEELYKGVLAQRPLPLSRRA, encoded by the coding sequence ATGCGTATAGCCTGGATTGGAAAAAAATCGCCCTTTTGCGGCAATGTTACCTACAGTCGAGAAATTACAAATGCCTTGCTAGATAGGGGACATCAAGTTAGCTTTCTTCACTTCGCCCAGGAAGATTCTGAACCTGATAATTGGCCAAATCTTCGAGAGGTTTCCCTACCTTTCATTTACAAGTCCCAGGTTTACACTATTCCCACTTTTAAAGCCACCAAAGTTTTAACCGATTCACTGCGGGAAATCAAACCAGATGTAGTCCATGCTTCCTTGACGTTATCTCCTCTAGACTTTTTTCTACCAGAAATCTGTGAGGAACTGAGGTTGCCCTTAGTTGCCACTTTTCACACACCGTTTGCTGGCAAGGGAGCAAAGCTGGTATCGGGAACACAACTTTTGGCTTATCAGCTCTATGCGCCTTTTTTAGTTAACTATGATCGCGTGATTGTATTTTCCCAAATTCAGCGAGAATTATTGGCAGGGATGGGCGTAAGGGAAGAAAATATTGCCGTAATTCCCAACGGTGTTGATACCAGCAAGTATTCTCCAGGATTTTCTCAAATTAAAACAGAATTTAAAGCCGAACGCTTGTTTGTCTATCAGGGTCGCATAGCACCAGAGAAAAATGTCGAAGCCCTCCTCCGGGCTTGGAAGCAGTCGGCAATGGAGCCTGGTACTAAATTGCTAATTGTTGGCGACGGCCCTTTGAAGTCTTCCTTAGAGCCATTTTATGGTTCAGAATACGGCATTATCTGGTTAGGATTTGTCGCTGATGAAGACCGACGCATTGAAATTTTGCGGGGCGCAGATGTATTTGTTTTGCCTTCATTGGTAGAGGGTTTGTCCCTATCTCTGTTAGAAGGAATGTCATGTGGGTTGGCTTGTTTAGCAACAGATGTGGGTGCAGATGGAGAAGTATTGGAAAAAGGCGCAGGTGTCGTCATTAGTACCAAAACAGCGCGATCGCAATTGAGAACGCTCTTGCCAGTGTTGCAAGACCATCCAGAGTTAACAACTCTACTGGGGCAAAAAGCTAGACAGCGTGTATTAGACCGCTATACCCTCAGTAAAAATATTAGTCTGCTGGAAGAACTGTATAAAGGAGTTTTAGCACAGCGACCTCTACCACTAAGTCGTAGAGCGTAG